The following proteins are co-located in the Shouchella hunanensis genome:
- a CDS encoding extracellular solute-binding protein: MVRSVLKSLVAIGSIGLVAACSSGSSSSESTGGGDITLTMWLWPGMGFAEKAAQYEEENPGININIQEAEYADAHQNLITALAAGSGAPDISGVDEGYLERIKESSHLFYDLSDYGAADLEGDYLDWKWNQASSDDGSVIGIPTDIGPMAMAYRVDLFEEAGLPTDPDDVAEAMGTWDDYIEAGKQLKEETGSFMFSDVADMYSAIREQGDKQYFETDGTLIIEDSPQILKAWDKSIEAMDIQANIERQTPEWGAAIANGDFATVFLPPWMLQNIKNDAPDTAGLWDIALMPEGSGNWGGSFLTIPSQSDHPEEAYAFITWLMSPDNQLDIFEANGNFPSTPGIYDEPAVKELDDGFFIRDDIGAIFAEAATLVKDVYRAPDTAPINTIMQDALGTVADGVAEPEAAWDSAIQEVNRQTSR, translated from the coding sequence ATGGTTCGTTCTGTACTTAAATCTTTAGTGGCGATTGGAAGTATCGGTTTGGTGGCGGCTTGTTCTTCCGGCTCTAGTTCAAGTGAGTCCACTGGAGGAGGAGACATTACATTAACAATGTGGCTTTGGCCTGGGATGGGGTTTGCGGAAAAAGCTGCCCAATACGAAGAAGAAAACCCAGGAATCAACATTAATATTCAAGAGGCTGAATACGCTGATGCACACCAAAACCTGATTACCGCACTTGCTGCTGGTTCTGGTGCTCCTGATATTTCTGGTGTAGATGAAGGGTACCTTGAGCGTATTAAAGAAAGCAGTCACTTGTTCTACGATCTATCCGATTATGGGGCTGCCGATTTAGAAGGCGACTATCTCGATTGGAAATGGAACCAAGCCTCTTCTGATGACGGTTCTGTTATCGGTATTCCTACCGATATCGGTCCAATGGCCATGGCCTATCGTGTGGATTTATTCGAAGAAGCAGGCTTACCTACAGATCCAGATGACGTTGCTGAAGCAATGGGTACATGGGACGATTACATCGAAGCTGGTAAGCAGTTAAAAGAAGAGACAGGTAGCTTCATGTTTAGCGATGTAGCAGATATGTATTCTGCGATTCGTGAGCAAGGGGATAAACAATATTTTGAAACAGACGGCACCTTAATCATTGAAGATAGCCCACAAATTTTAAAAGCGTGGGATAAGTCGATTGAAGCAATGGACATTCAAGCCAATATTGAACGTCAGACACCTGAATGGGGTGCAGCCATTGCAAATGGTGATTTTGCGACGGTTTTCCTTCCACCTTGGATGCTGCAAAATATTAAAAACGACGCGCCTGATACTGCTGGTTTATGGGACATCGCGTTAATGCCTGAAGGCTCAGGGAACTGGGGCGGCTCTTTCTTAACAATTCCGTCTCAAAGCGATCATCCAGAAGAAGCCTATGCGTTTATCACTTGGCTCATGTCGCCTGATAATCAATTAGATATTTTTGAAGCAAACGGGAACTTTCCTTCCACTCCTGGAATTTATGATGAACCAGCTGTGAAAGAACTCGATGACGGCTTCTTTATTCGAGATGATATTGGCGCTATTTTTGCAGAGGCCGCCACCCTTGTTAAAGATGTGTATCGAGCTCCAGATACCGCTCCGATTAACACGATTATGCAAGATGCTCTTGGAACTGTAGCCGATGGTGTAGCAGAACCTGAAGCGGCATGGGACAGTGCCATTCAAGAAGTGAACCGTCAAACGTCGCGTTAG